A single window of uncultured Fusobacterium sp. DNA harbors:
- a CDS encoding lysophospholipid acyltransferase family protein produces MLGMILATVTGLLLFIYISIVYLPIIALKDEKTGVKLARKKLRWLSKLVLRSLGVKLRVIYKNRKNINALEREEGIIFVCNHQSNLDIPTIVSALHIDVGFVAKKEMKSWPFFSIWMKKSKCVFLNRENPREGIKDIREAVKLIKEGYPIVIFPEGERTIDGEILRFKKGSFKLATETNGIIVPLTIKGTFNIQKRGEWKMKRNQLVTIVVDEPIYVSSLSKDELKDLSTTVREIIEKNYNKIK; encoded by the coding sequence ATGTTGGGAATGATTTTAGCTACAGTTACAGGATTATTATTGTTTATATACATAAGTATAGTATATCTTCCTATAATAGCATTAAAAGATGAAAAAACTGGTGTAAAATTAGCAAGAAAAAAATTGAGATGGTTATCGAAGTTAGTTTTAAGAAGTTTAGGAGTAAAATTAAGAGTAATTTATAAGAATAGAAAAAACATAAATGCTTTAGAAAGAGAAGAGGGAATTATTTTTGTATGTAATCATCAAAGTAATTTAGATATCCCTACTATTGTAAGTGCATTACACATAGATGTTGGTTTTGTTGCTAAAAAAGAGATGAAATCATGGCCATTTTTTAGTATTTGGATGAAAAAAAGTAAGTGTGTATTCTTAAATAGAGAAAATCCAAGAGAGGGAATAAAAGATATAAGAGAAGCTGTAAAATTAATAAAAGAAGGATATCCTATTGTAATTTTTCCTGAAGGAGAAAGAACAATAGATGGAGAGATACTTAGATTTAAAAAAGGAAGCTTTAAATTAGCCACTGAAACAAATGGAATTATAGTTCCTCTTACAATAAAAGGAACATTTAATATTCAAAAAAGAGGAGAATGGAAAATGAAAAGAAACCAATTGGTTACAATTGTTGTAGATGAACCAATATATGTTTCTTCTCTATCTAAAGATGAATTAAAGGATTTAAGTACTACAGTAAGAGAGATTATAGAAAAAAATTATAATAAGATTAAATAG
- a CDS encoding RecX family transcriptional regulator yields MKRYNLKGNKIYFDEFFYLDLNKESILEFNLKNRNELTLQEYYLLVKRRAESMGYFLLSKRDYSKKELFLKLLSKYREKNIIQEIVEKFQNLGYLNDYDYAESYIKNHNYGKKKMEFMLLQKGIDTEIIKSVFKDSYETKELEEIKKIWIKLGEKDSNKKILSLMRKGFEYKDIKKALKELEDDNY; encoded by the coding sequence TTGAAGAGGTATAATCTTAAGGGAAATAAAATCTATTTTGATGAATTTTTCTATTTGGATTTAAATAAAGAGAGTATCTTAGAGTTTAATTTAAAAAATAGAAATGAACTCACACTTCAAGAGTATTATCTATTAGTAAAAAGAAGAGCAGAAAGTATGGGATACTTTTTATTGAGTAAGAGAGATTATTCAAAAAAGGAGCTTTTTTTAAAGCTCCTCTCTAAATATAGAGAAAAAAATATAATTCAAGAAATAGTAGAAAAGTTTCAAAACTTAGGTTATCTGAATGATTATGATTATGCAGAAAGTTATATAAAAAATCATAATTATGGAAAAAAGAAAATGGAGTTTATGCTCTTACAAAAAGGGATAGATACAGAGATAATAAAAAGTGTTTTTAAAGATTCTTATGAAACTAAAGAGTTAGAAGAGATAAAAAAGATTTGGATAAAATTAGGAGAGAAAGATAGTAATAAAAAGATACTATCTTTAATGAGAAAAGGATTTGAATATAAGGATATAAAAAAAGCTTTAAAAGAGCTTGAAGATGATAACTATTAG
- a CDS encoding carboxypeptidase-like regulatory domain-containing protein, whose product MRKFCFLFIFISIFNLIFSKNIIFNFNVPKGKIEYFKAGDIYTQTQEFYEGNIELELEEEEYYFLFTSKDYSSIQKIINFKEENGPIQMEFKKNEAAIIKGKVKCDDTLLGDVTISFIDAKNHSFNFNSDLFGNFTAQIPPGNYKVNAVKNGFILKESENIIYDFTSKNNNYNIELTLEELPSFIRGQVIDEKGLAISNPQLSIKNGSNITRITGDNSGFFSLPVESGIVTILAEKDGYLQNGVVRKIERNSSIINIEIPLTQNRFSITGTVIDDIKALPGVQLQLMTEDYDKITTTTTNENGFFEFYKIPGNQKVFILISEKNKPIKKSNLIDLNRDIRNFNILLNYKLKI is encoded by the coding sequence ATGAGAAAATTTTGTTTTCTTTTTATTTTTATATCTATTTTTAACTTAATATTTTCAAAAAATATAATATTTAATTTTAATGTCCCTAAAGGAAAAATAGAGTATTTTAAAGCTGGGGATATATATACACAAACTCAAGAATTTTATGAAGGAAATATTGAGTTAGAATTAGAAGAAGAGGAGTACTATTTTTTATTTACTTCAAAAGATTATTCTAGTATTCAAAAAATAATAAATTTTAAAGAGGAAAATGGTCCTATTCAAATGGAGTTTAAAAAGAATGAAGCTGCTATAATTAAGGGAAAAGTTAAATGTGATGATACTTTATTAGGAGATGTTACAATATCTTTTATTGATGCTAAAAATCATAGTTTTAATTTTAATAGTGATCTTTTTGGAAATTTTACAGCACAAATTCCTCCTGGAAATTATAAAGTAAATGCAGTAAAAAATGGATTTATTTTAAAAGAATCTGAAAATATTATCTATGATTTTACCTCTAAAAATAATAATTACAATATAGAATTAACTTTAGAAGAATTACCTAGTTTTATTAGAGGTCAGGTTATTGATGAAAAAGGATTAGCTATCTCTAATCCACAACTTTCTATTAAAAATGGAAGTAATATAACAAGAATAACTGGAGATAATTCTGGTTTTTTCTCTCTTCCTGTAGAAAGTGGAATAGTAACTATTTTAGCAGAAAAAGATGGTTATCTTCAAAATGGTGTAGTTAGAAAGATAGAAAGAAATTCTTCTATCATTAATATAGAGATCCCTTTAACTCAAAATAGATTCTCTATAACAGGAACAGTTATTGATGATATAAAAGCTCTTCCAGGAGTACAACTTCAATTAATGACAGAAGATTATGATAAAATTACAACAACTACTACTAATGAAAATGGATTCTTTGAATTTTATAAAATCCCTGGTAATCAAAAAGTTTTTATTTTAATTTCAGAAAAAAATAAACCTATTAAAAAAAGTAATCTTATTGATCTAAATAGAGATATAAGAAATTTTAATATTCTTTTAAATTATAAATTAAAAATTTAA
- a CDS encoding DUF1694 domain-containing protein: MNESLIDKENQGKIKFLKIQAERAFYLDEFKERIAIALTEEQLTSGVVYPEIFEAMKKDGVAYIKMKREIALKFLKPYIMEAEKMNIRYTLVDSLNLLGDIGLVVVMKEAFDNDDREIVIKKIDERFKEVGLYPEYVKYFGRKICEKHYSLVKEKLPGYELKFKKLTIFNQLFGESCPICRIEKEKNKKW; this comes from the coding sequence ATGAATGAAAGCCTAATAGATAAAGAAAATCAAGGGAAAATAAAATTTTTAAAAATTCAAGCAGAAAGAGCTTTTTATTTAGATGAATTTAAAGAAAGAATAGCTATAGCATTGACAGAGGAGCAGTTGACATCAGGAGTAGTATATCCAGAAATATTTGAGGCTATGAAAAAAGATGGTGTAGCATATATTAAAATGAAAAGAGAAATAGCTTTAAAGTTTTTAAAACCTTATATAATGGAAGCTGAAAAAATGAATATTAGATATACTTTAGTAGATAGTTTAAATCTCTTAGGAGACATAGGATTAGTAGTTGTTATGAAAGAAGCTTTTGATAATGACGATAGAGAGATAGTTATAAAAAAAATTGATGAGAGATTTAAAGAGGTAGGATTGTATCCTGAATATGTTAAATATTTTGGAAGAAAAATTTGTGAAAAACATTACTCATTGGTAAAAGAGAAATTACCAGGATATGAATTAAAATTTAAAAAATTGACAATATTTAATCAGTTATTTGGTGAAAGTTGTCCGATATGTAGGATTGAAAAG
- the pflA gene encoding pyruvate formate-lyase-activating protein — protein sequence MVLGNIHSYESMGTVDGPGIRFVVFLQGCPLRCKYCHNPDTWNIGEKKIQESAEDTLKKIKRYKNYFGKKGGVTVTGGEPLVQSDYILELFKLCKQEGIHTALDTSGYIFNEKVKEILEYTDLVLLDIKALDKEIYKDLTRVELDNTLKFLNYLQEIKKVVWIRHVVVPNITDDNKLLEETAKFLSKFDNIELVEILPYHTLGVFKYKELGIEYPLEGVEDLSYERKLEVMEIFKKYNLSVH from the coding sequence ATGGTTTTAGGAAATATTCATTCTTATGAGAGTATGGGAACTGTAGATGGACCTGGAATTAGATTTGTAGTTTTTTTACAAGGTTGCCCATTGAGATGTAAGTATTGTCATAATCCAGATACTTGGAATATAGGAGAGAAAAAGATACAAGAGAGTGCAGAAGATACTTTAAAAAAGATAAAAAGATATAAAAATTATTTTGGAAAAAAAGGTGGAGTAACAGTAACAGGGGGAGAACCTCTAGTTCAAAGTGATTATATATTAGAATTATTTAAACTTTGTAAACAGGAGGGAATACATACAGCTTTAGATACTTCAGGATATATATTTAATGAAAAGGTAAAAGAAATATTAGAGTATACAGATCTAGTTCTTTTGGATATAAAAGCTTTAGATAAAGAGATATATAAAGATTTAACAAGAGTAGAACTGGATAATACTTTAAAATTTTTAAATTATTTACAAGAGATAAAAAAAGTAGTATGGATAAGACATGTAGTTGTTCCTAATATTACAGATGATAATAAACTATTAGAGGAAACAGCAAAATTTCTTTCAAAATTTGATAATATAGAGTTAGTTGAAATATTACCATATCATACTTTAGGTGTTTTTAAATATAAAGAGTTAGGAATAGAATATCCCCTAGAAGGAGTAGAGGATTTAAGTTATGAGAGAAAATTGGAGGTAATGGAGATATTTAAAAAATACAATCTTTCTGTTCATTAA
- the pflB gene encoding formate C-acetyltransferase encodes MEFWNDFKGTLWKKEINVRDFIQENYTPYYGDDSFLVSSTEKTKKVWNKLTEMFKIEREKGIYDAETKLPQGITTYGPGYIEKDSEVIVGLQTDAPLKRGIYPKGGLRMVKNSLEAYGYEIDPVTEEIFTKYRKTHNEGVFSAYTDEIRAARKSGIITGLPDAYGRGRIIGDYRRVPLYGVERLIEDKKEQLKQLEAGDFNEDIIRRREEVSEQINALKEFVKMCASYGFDVTKPAKDAKEAVQFLYFAYLAATKDQDGAAMSLGRTSTFLDIYIERDLKAGVITEEEAQELIDQFIIKLRIIRFLRTPEYNDLFSGDPTWVTESIGGQGVDGRTLVTRTSFRYLHTLYNLGPAPEPNLTVLWSVHSPENWKKFCSKVSIDTSSIQYENDDLMRPELGDDYGIACCVSPMKIGKGMEFFGARANLAKALLYAINGGRDEKSGAQVAPKFTPVQGEYLDFNDVMEKFDQMMKWLAGTYVNALKIIHYMHDKYSYEAFAMGLHDLNIERTQASGIAGLSIVVDSLVAIRDAKVKVIRNEDGLVVDFEREGTYIPFGNDEDSTDELAVQIVEKFMNYLRTHGTYRNSKATQSILTITSNVVYGKKTGNTPDGRRGGTPFAPGANPMNGRDTRGAIASLASVAKLPFHHAEDGISYTFAISPAALGKTKEDRVENLISLMDGYFTPQGGQHLNVNVFDRELLEDAMENPDKYPQLTIRVSGYAVNFVRLTREQQLDVLSRTISGKM; translated from the coding sequence ATGGAATTTTGGAATGATTTTAAAGGAACACTATGGAAAAAAGAGATAAATGTTAGGGACTTTATACAGGAAAATTATACTCCTTATTATGGAGATGATTCGTTTTTAGTTTCTTCAACAGAAAAAACTAAAAAAGTTTGGAATAAATTAACAGAGATGTTTAAAATTGAAAGAGAAAAGGGAATATATGATGCTGAAACAAAACTACCTCAAGGGATAACAACATATGGCCCTGGATATATAGAAAAAGACTCCGAAGTAATTGTAGGATTACAAACAGATGCACCATTAAAAAGAGGGATCTACCCAAAAGGTGGATTAAGAATGGTAAAAAACTCATTAGAAGCTTATGGTTATGAAATAGATCCTGTAACTGAAGAGATTTTTACTAAATATAGAAAAACTCATAATGAAGGAGTTTTCTCAGCATATACTGATGAGATTAGAGCTGCTAGAAAAAGTGGAATTATAACAGGACTTCCAGATGCTTATGGAAGAGGAAGAATAATTGGAGATTATAGAAGAGTTCCTCTATATGGAGTAGAGAGATTAATTGAAGATAAAAAAGAACAATTAAAACAATTGGAAGCTGGAGATTTTAATGAGGACATTATCAGAAGAAGAGAGGAAGTATCTGAGCAGATAAATGCTTTAAAAGAGTTTGTAAAGATGTGTGCTTCTTATGGTTTTGATGTAACTAAACCAGCTAAAGATGCAAAAGAAGCTGTACAATTTCTATATTTTGCTTATCTTGCAGCTACTAAGGATCAAGATGGAGCTGCTATGTCTTTAGGAAGAACCTCAACTTTCTTAGATATATATATTGAAAGAGATTTAAAAGCTGGAGTTATAACAGAAGAAGAAGCTCAAGAGTTAATTGATCAATTTATAATAAAATTGAGAATCATAAGATTTTTAAGAACTCCAGAATATAATGATCTATTCTCTGGAGACCCTACTTGGGTAACAGAATCAATAGGAGGACAAGGAGTAGATGGAAGAACTTTAGTTACAAGAACATCATTTAGATATCTACATACTCTATACAATTTAGGACCAGCTCCAGAACCAAACTTAACAGTTTTATGGTCAGTTCATTCACCAGAAAATTGGAAAAAATTCTGTTCAAAAGTATCTATAGATACATCTTCAATTCAATATGAAAATGATGATTTAATGAGACCAGAGCTAGGGGATGACTATGGAATAGCTTGTTGTGTATCACCTATGAAAATAGGAAAAGGAATGGAATTCTTTGGAGCTAGAGCAAACTTAGCTAAAGCACTTCTATATGCTATTAATGGTGGAAGAGATGAGAAGAGTGGAGCACAAGTAGCTCCTAAATTCACACCAGTTCAAGGGGAGTATTTAGACTTTAATGATGTAATGGAAAAATTTGATCAAATGATGAAGTGGTTAGCAGGAACTTATGTAAATGCTTTAAAAATTATTCACTACATGCATGACAAATATTCTTATGAAGCTTTTGCTATGGGATTACATGACTTAAATATTGAAAGAACACAAGCTAGTGGAATAGCTGGACTTTCAATAGTTGTAGACTCTTTAGTTGCTATAAGAGATGCTAAGGTAAAAGTAATAAGAAATGAAGATGGTTTAGTAGTAGACTTTGAAAGAGAAGGAACTTATATTCCATTTGGAAATGATGAAGATTCTACAGATGAGTTAGCTGTTCAAATAGTTGAAAAATTTATGAATTATTTAAGAACTCATGGAACATATAGAAATTCAAAAGCAACTCAATCTATTTTAACTATAACATCAAATGTTGTATATGGAAAGAAAACAGGAAATACTCCAGATGGAAGAAGAGGAGGAACACCTTTTGCTCCAGGAGCTAATCCAATGAATGGAAGAGATACTAGAGGAGCTATAGCATCTTTAGCTTCAGTTGCAAAATTGCCGTTCCACCATGCAGAGGATGGAATTTCATATACTTTTGCTATCTCTCCAGCAGCTTTGGGAAAAACAAAAGAGGATAGAGTAGAAAATCTAATCTCTCTTATGGATGGATATTTTACTCCACAAGGAGGACAACATCTAAATGTCAATGTTTTTGATAGAGAGTTATTAGAAGATGCTATGGAAAATCCAGATAAATACCCACAACTTACAATCAGAGTTTCTGGATACGCAGTAAACTTTGTAAGATTAACTAGAGAACAACAATTAGATGTATTATCAAGAACTATTAGTGGAAAAATGTAA
- the tsaD gene encoding tRNA (adenosine(37)-N6)-threonylcarbamoyltransferase complex transferase subunit TsaD — MIILGIESSCDETSIAVLKDGKEILSNKISSQIEIHREYGGVVPEIASRQHVKNIAAILEEALEEAKITMEDVDYIAVTYAPGLIGALLVGVSFAKGLSYAYNIPIIPVHHIKGHMYANFLEHDIELPCISLVVSGGHTNILYMDKDHNFTNLGGTLDDAVGESCDKVARVLGIGYPGGPVIDRMYYQGNREFLHIPEPKVGEYDFSFSGIKTAVINFVNKMKMKGESFSNEDLAASFLGKVVDILCKKTLKAAKDKNVKSIIIAGGVAANSLLRSQLTEEAKKMGISVYYPSMKLCTDNAAMIAEAAYYKLINSKDKNSCFADLDLNGIASLNVIND, encoded by the coding sequence ATGATAATTTTAGGTATTGAAAGTTCTTGTGACGAAACTTCCATAGCTGTATTAAAAGATGGAAAAGAGATTTTATCTAATAAAATTTCTTCACAAATAGAGATACATAGAGAATATGGAGGAGTAGTACCCGAAATAGCTTCTAGACAACATGTAAAAAATATAGCGGCTATTTTAGAAGAAGCTTTAGAAGAAGCTAAGATAACTATGGAAGATGTAGATTATATAGCAGTTACTTATGCTCCTGGACTTATAGGTGCATTATTAGTAGGAGTTTCCTTTGCTAAGGGATTATCTTATGCTTATAATATTCCAATTATTCCAGTTCACCATATAAAAGGTCATATGTATGCTAATTTTTTAGAACATGATATAGAGTTACCATGTATCTCATTAGTAGTCTCTGGAGGACATACAAATATTTTATATATGGATAAAGATCATAATTTTACAAATTTAGGTGGAACTTTAGATGACGCCGTTGGAGAAAGTTGTGATAAAGTAGCTAGAGTATTAGGAATAGGATATCCTGGTGGACCTGTGATAGATAGAATGTATTATCAAGGAAATAGAGAGTTTTTACATATTCCTGAACCTAAAGTAGGAGAGTATGACTTTAGTTTTTCTGGAATAAAAACTGCTGTGATCAATTTTGTAAATAAGATGAAAATGAAGGGAGAAAGTTTTTCTAATGAGGATTTAGCAGCTTCTTTTTTAGGAAAAGTTGTGGATATCCTTTGTAAAAAAACTTTGAAAGCTGCTAAAGATAAAAATGTAAAGAGTATAATTATAGCAGGAGGAGTAGCTGCAAACTCTTTACTTAGAAGTCAACTTACAGAGGAAGCTAAAAAGATGGGAATATCAGTATATTATCCTTCAATGAAATTATGTACAGACAATGCTGCTATGATAGCTGAAGCAGCTTATTATAAATTGATAAACTCTAAAGATAAAAATAGCTGTTTTGCAGATTTAGACTTAAATGGAATTGCAAGTTTAAATGTAATTAATGATTAA